The genomic segment GAAAATAGCGGATTTCAAAGAGGATAAAGGCGGAAAAAGCAAAAGTAATATCATAGAGAAAGCGTCGAGCAAACACACTACGACtcggaggaagaaaaaaatcgatcgatcggaaaaacgtacacacacacacattcgTCGGACTGTGTAGGGACATTTTGCATCAATTGTGTAAACACGAGACAGAGGGAGAaagtgtgcgtgtgtgtgagagaaagaaaactcaaaaaaaaaaaaaatacgtcgagagagagagagagaatgcgCGTGTGGAAGAGCGAGAGCGAGAGGTAAGAAGAGactaaaaaaatgaaaaaagcgCGAGCGAGAAGAATAAGACGACGGAAgctaaaagataaaaaaaaaaaaaacaaaatgtacGAACAAACAATTGATACTGTCTTCGTTTTTTAAGGTCGTTTCTCCGTTCGACACGCTACTATATGACTATTGACATTTGTCATTGGATTATTACCGACGACGATGAATTGTCATTATTATTACGAAActattgctattattattgtgacgaatgatttattattattactattactattactattattattattattattattattattattattattattaacatttattattgaCATTATTATCACGATTTATTATTGCGATGATGATTATTGCGATTATTACTAttgtcattattattattattattattattaattattacgattattaattattattattattattattacgtggtacaataaaaatttaataagcaTCCGATGCGCACGAGTCTCGTGACTACTATATCATCTCCCCTCTAAATCCACACGAAATACGGACTACGATATACGCGCGCGTTTCTAGTTCTCCTATCTTTTCCGATTTTAACAGCATGCTGACTTCTCTCGAATGTGAAAATAGCGATATCTCCCGGCTTGTATCGTACAAGAAAATACTAATTTAtctctttctttatcttcCTTCCATTTCAACACGCATGACACATTCGTTTACCATCTTCGGACACAAGGCGACACAATCTATCGGTAAACAGATGAAAATATTAGGAAATCGCGATCAAACAACATCGGCAATATTTGCGAGATGATAAATGTTCCGACCTCGCTTACCTCACCACCGAAATATGCTATTTATCGAATCGCGCGCGCCGATAAacgttgaaaaataagaagCGGCTATTCGAGGAACGCAAATTACTCGTATTTACGGATTTTTCATGGCAACTCCGACTCTGAAAGATGCCTCGTGTCAGCGGGGTCAACGACGGAGGGACGCGCCGATGCTTCCAGTCTGCATTCGACGATCAGTGCACGACCAAGTGCTAAGCAGGAAACACGATGCTTCGTTTTAGCATTCGTGGAAGATCGGTTTGCTTCGAGATCTTCGACAAACGTCTCGAGACGTTAGGCGGTGTCCGCGAGTCTTGCACGATTTTTAACAACAGCTCGAGACATACGGTATCAAAGTCGCGTTTAAGATGTTTGATCGATTTCGAAACGCGGTCAAACGGAACCGAAGGCCACCGTTTCTCGTCAACGACGCCGCCATCCACGCCGACAACGACGTCGACTGCCACGGCGCCGACGCCAGAGCCAAGGAAAACCAGCTTGTACGACCTTCATGTGGAAAATAGAGGTAATTATCAATGGAAATTTCTTGCATTCCTACGTAATGCATTATAGTATTAGGCTGTTTGCAAAATTAGCGAGAAAAGTGTCCAACTTCTTGTCCTGCTTCTAAATAAACGTTGTAAAAACCGCGATAGGCGATGAATGGCACAGACGGAGATAAATATTTCAGCTACGGCTTTTATCTTGCATATACATGGATATGCTACAAAGAGTATTTCTAcgccattgtatttattaaaacatttctacgctaattaattagttaatcATTCGGTAATGCATTCATATGATAACGACAAactttaatattatgaaaatgaaatgtaaaaccTGATAAGAAAAAGGTATCAACGTGCCTTTCTTTTAGGTAAAATAATCAACTTTTCTGGCTGGTTACTACCGGTACAATATCAAGAGGCAATAGCCGCGTCTCATCAACATACCAGAACTTTTGCGTCGCTCTTCGATGTCGGTCATATGATGCAAACGCAAGTTTTTGGAAAGGATGCAACCGAGCTTTTGGAATCTTTGACGACCAGCGATCTGAAAAACTTGAGCAAAGGCCGCGCGGTTCTTACGGTGTTTACCAACGAGAATGGAGGCATTCTCGATGACTTGATAATTACAAAGGACGACGACGATAAATACTTTCTGGTCTCTAATGCTGCAAGAAGAAATCAAGATTCTCAATTACTCCTCCAACAACAGGTATACAATGGAATTTTATGTATGTTACGAATCATTCCACAGATAACGACGTCTCTTTATTAACGTCTCTAGTAGACGTTTTTATCGCatttgaaattacaaaagTAAAATCAAACGCGATAACCGTCGACGAATATGATCAGTAATAAtcattaataatagaaaaattctgtCTAACGATAGAAACCATCGGAAACATTCGGAAGATAACGAATCGGAAACATTCCGTTTCATAGCGTTAACGAACAATTGCTCGGTCATGCACAGCTCAGATTCAATAACATTTGACGGAATAAAAGGAGTATAATTGACAATTATAATACGCGTCATCcagtttattcatttttatttacttcgaTCGTTATAAAATGCTGCAACAACGTTACAAACACGACGTCGTTACTTACGAAATGGCCCATCAGTCTGATTCTTAATTTTAGGAAAACTTCAAACGCCAAGGGAAATCAGTACAATTGCAATTCCTGGATCCTTTGGAACAGAGTCTCGTCGCGTTACAAGGTCCTACGGCCGCATCGGTTCTTCGATCGATTGTAAAAATCAACTTAAAAAGTCTAACATTTATGAACAGCGTAGAAACTACGGTATTTGGAAGCCGAATAAGGATAACTAGATGCGGATATACAGGAGAGGATGGTTTCGAAATTTCGATGCCAGGCAAAATTGCGCGAACCTTGGTGGAAGCGATCTTAGACACACCCGACACGAAACCGGCTGGTTTGGGAGCCAGGGACAGTTTAAGGTACTCGATtcgcaaataataatttccgaTTCATTTCGAACGTTATCATCGATCGTTTAACATCGGTATTTCGTTTAATCACCTTTAGGCTAGAAGCTGGCCTTTGCCTCTACGGGCATGATATCGACGAAGAAACTACGCCAGTCGAAGCGGCACTTACCTGGCTAGTAGGTTAGTAATAGACAAACTGCGGATATTtgtgcatttatgggaaatttcaacaatttccATATGGGAAAAacaaatatgcaaatatctaGGGGACAGAGTTCACCTAACATACAAACATAAACATAAgcataaaatatccaaagtacagTTACAAAGTTACAGCATTTAATAGATAAGACGAATCTCTACTTCCACgatgtttatttcttttaaataatagaCGGTAATAAGATACGCCTAACCATAGTGACTAACCATAAACgcttaatttcttcttttctgccACAGCTAAAAGAAGGCGAGCGGAAGGAAACTTCCCAGGTGCAAAGAGGATACTTTCACAAATCAAATCAGGAACTGAGAAAAAACGAATAGGATTAACGGTAGTGCATGGTCCGCCAGTGAGAGAAGGAGCGTGTATATTAACTCCAGAAGGTGAAAGCGTTGGCAAAGTCACTTCCGGTGGACCTAGTCCCACCCTTGGACGTTCTATCGCTATGGGATACGTGCCATCAGAATTAGCTCACTACGGTGGTGGAATATTGGTGCAAGTTCGAGGGAAAACGTACAAGGCAACCATCGTAAAAATACCCTTCGTCAAGACAAATTACTATACCGCAAAATGAccgatatattttaatgttatcTATGTAAAATTCGATGGAACACGCACTGTACTCCGGTGTAATGTTCCTCTAAATTTCTAACTCTCCATCTGACACAAGAAATGAtccattaattataatacattttgtatatactttttatacaaTGCGACGTTTAAGAAGAGACTTTGAAAGTATTTGTAAGAATTGTgtaaaaaagattataatcgaatgaaaataaCGAAGCGTAATGAACAAAGATTATTTATGCGCGGATACGTTACGTATGTGCATACCTTTACCATACACGCGTGTTGCACGCACGCGCCACACACATATAAATGCTTATTTCTGCTTATTACAGAGCCATCTATGAATACAAGTATAATACTCGTCTGCGCTTAAGAAGAACTTGGTATATTCGGCATACGATAAAGAGCATTTCCGACACATCTTACTTTCGTATGGTAAAATGACTTTATATAGCCAagtataaattgtaaaaactttTTTGTAAAactaaattgtaaaaaattgatCGTTGCGCAAAAGCGACATCGGAAGGAAGGTTTAAAAAACCGACGCGAACAGCTAACAGATCGAaagtaaaagatatattattaatcttaaactaaattataactacgtatataataatactactTTAATTATGCATGCACTTAACCCAAAACTAACCGCAACCACTGAAAGCATTGAAAGCATTTTATTTGCcaatttcaagaaaaactctacttAATCGATAATCTAATTTAATCTGCCTAGTAAAAACCCAAAGCTCTCGCGAGTTCTAACTACacaaatatcttaatataatAAAGGGGCTGGGAGAAGggatattttatgaaatgatCCATACAGAGCGTATCGTATATTTGTATCTTGAAATACTTTGTTATCTCCTCTTCTCGCTGTTCCTGTACACATTTCTGAAACAAACTTCAATTTAAAtcgattaaaacaaaataaacaattttgtttACACATGCTCTATCTATCGGGGTGTACAAGGATCTTTATATGTAAAAATCCACGTACTCATCAGAAATCTAGAGGTCCTTTTATTTATCCTAACGGTTAGAATTCTCGACTGTTTTTCCACGAGTCctgattagaaaaatttccaaaCCTATTTATAGGGATCCCATATAAAAGAAACCTATCTGCacgaaaatttaaatgtcACAAAGGCAAGGAACGGAAAAGTGTTTAGAACATTGTGTGGGACACATGATATAATTGTTCTTCGGTACATCTCACGATGAATCCTGAAACAGACTCAAaccataaaaaatttaattcaattctaTGACAtagaatgtaattaattaccgATCAAGGAGATTCCAATTCCGTGTGTATAATTTACACTTTCTACAAGTTAATAAATCTGGAACGTACTTAATTATTAGTgttcgaccgttcgcggagagacgcgatcgcgaggaagcgcGCCAACGAGAGTTACGATTAGATAATCGActtatagatataaatattaaatagatgACTGATCTAAGGATGGAAAATCAGTAAAGTTGGGTGACGATACTGTGGCGGAGGAAAGCTAGCGATGGGTGTGTCTAGCACACGGGACCGTCGGATTTGTCGATGGCAATTTTggctaggaaagtgagggcaatAGTCATTGCTTCTGATTGGACAAGAAAAAGGTTGGTGGGCAAGGAAGGGTTCTAGCCGCCCccgagagaaagttgctagcgggagACACGGTACGTGAGAAAAACCAAATTTCCTCTACCTTCCCACAGTGGACAATAAATTTAAGGAACACTCGAAGTAAAAAGATACTTGTTTGGTCTGAAAGACTTTAACTACGAAAATGCCAAGATTGGCGGGTCCTTAAGACAATCGagggtacgcaataaggatgtgtaAATATCTGGCAGCCATTTTGCCCGCGGCCCTGGTTTCTGTAAAAAGTCATCGGACGTAACAATTGGattaatacttaaaaaaaaaaaaaaaaaaaataatacagcTGAAAGAAAGACATATTAGACAGAaggaaatatcaaataatcaaAACCTCAATTTGAAGTTAAAAATTTggatttaaatttgaattaaaaaaattgaactggaaatttaaaaaattgaatcgaagtactaagataaaaaaaatattcccgTGTGAATTATTTGCGCAACACTAATATCTATTAATCTATGCACTCAAATTTAAATGTTCGCAACACTAATAACGGTCCATCAGCGTAGCCATGCAAGAGGCTACTGGTGAAATTGCATCTGATGATCCAGGAGCAGGAACGTGCTTCCACAGTCCAGTGGAAGAAGATTGGGCATAATATAAACGCAACGCTACTTTAAAAAACGCGATCGTTCGTCCACGCAACTCTAACTAGAAAACTAATTGAAACAATCGCGATGTAAAGTCGCAACACTAATTCTTaagacagaaataaaattaatatccatatatgagaaaaaaatattgcattCTGCTAGTGCAAATTGCAATGCTATAAAATTACTCAAACGTTAATACTtttaaatctaattttaaacgaaggaaaaatttaaaaagaaaacaagaaagcTCTGATTAATCTcttagaaattttgaaaattcataaacaaaattgcaaaagaaCATCGCGACTCTATCataattcgcaactctaaagcaaacacgattatcattttatcgcaactctaattcaaaccTCGATTCGATTGTTTCGCGacactaataaaaaaaatcgcgaTTTGCCCAATGTAGTGGTGGGAAGCTGACACATCCCAGTGCAACCATTTAGCAGGTTGCCGATGAACGAGCACAGTTGTACAGCTGTATATAACAGCTGTATCGAGTGATCCAGGAACAGTCTTCGACAAATGCAGTCGAAGGGTTTTGGGCATTTtgtaaacgcaactctacttaacaaaacgcgatcgttcattatcgcaacgctaaagggaaaaattaatagaaatcgcgatggaacaatatcgcaacgctaactcttaaagtgagttcaatgaaaattactatttactatatgaaaaagctatttcaaatattctagTAGTATCGCtacttgcaatactataaaattgaaaactataattgaaaactaatatttttataatcaaattttaaacaataaaaaacaggataaattctgataggtacaattttctaaaaacttctaaaaaattgcaaaagacaatcgcgatatcgtaattcgcaactctaaagcaaacgcgattataattttatcgcaactctaattcaaaccgtaatcATTCTCTCGCCACACTAATAAAAAGCCGCGATGTtatttcgcaactctaattcaacCCGTAATTAATCTCTCGCGacactaataagaaaaatcgcgATTTGCCCAATGGGACGATATATAAATCGGCCAAAAAAGCAAagactactactactactactactacaaatactaaaagcgagcatagtgacaaagtagtaacgAGAATGACTTTCCATGCTCTGGATGACCCAGAGGATGCAGAGCCATTGATAGTTGCCCTCTTGAACGGCAGTTTGCCGGGCCTCTTCGGCTcatagcctcttctttcttcgggcgcgatgcccgctgaaacttaaatctaagctcgagtcttctaaatcgcaaaatgaaaaataacttataaaggtaaaataaaaagataaatcgcGGATGCTATTGCCAGTGCACATGGACGACCAACGATCGTAACGACCGCTGTCCGTTCTCATGCGCAAGCTCGAGcaataaacgttcgtttcgaaacTCACTCGCGACCACGACCGCgatattcgaaaaatcgataggCAAGGCTCAAGACAAATGGTATGCTCCATTCGTGATGCCAGCTTcaccgtcgatttttcaaatcaaattTCCTGAAACAGGTTGGACACGCGAAAACGCGCCTACCCGACGAAagactgtgccaacctgcccggccctacctacttataGTTAACACTCGTACCAGAAAATATGCTACCTATCCTACCCGGAAACCTCTATTTAAACCTGAAAAAAAAGGCAAAACAAGCACACCAACACATTCACTCCACGGTTCTCACACATAACCCGGGCGCAAAAGCCTACACTAGAgagacgtcccgggacgcctccgacacccgagTTTGGCTTACAACTTTCACACTCTAATGTACGTACcattttcctgaaatcgaccGACGATGGCTAGCGACCATTGCgtaaaaatattctgtatatttcaactttaattatccaagtatatttaaattttaattttaattaaatactcaTAATCGTATATAATCATGTATGTATACATCATAATGGTAATTGGATTCATATTTCCGAATCCATAACTATTTcaagattataataaatagcAGAAACGACGCAATTCCACAGCCTAACCACATACACACACAGTGGAAAatacgtcgtgcacgatacgCTAACGCAACGTCAGTCGctgaaaaaattgttaagCTTATAGACTACTCGTCATGCCCATTGCCTTCCTCCCACTCAAGAAGCACCTGGGCACGTGACTGAGATTCTGACAATGAACATGGAAGGGGttaaacctgaaaatcctatgctaaaaatatgattagcttatttattatattttgtatctaACGGGCTAATATTCTTTCACTTTGCAAtccaatttcatttcaaattttaataattttatactttactttactttattattttaatgaacaattaaactattaaactgtaattaaggaaattaacgaagaatatacatatttattaaacgtaaaataagaTTCAACgcaagtaatatttatatcaatgaATAACAATGGAGGAGTCTAAATGAACTCTATTACTCGAAATATCCTCAGGCGATATCTTTATCAAAACGTATCTTTGAAAACACGAAGGAACGTTCAAAACTTGTTTTGATTCGGAAATCTGCCTGTCGCGAAGTGTTTTCTTGCACGTGAAATTTGATAACATCCGTCAGAACAAAGACCGACAAACTTAGACTTTAACGTATACTTTCATATTCATACtcgtaaataaatatcatactcgtatatgtattatatgtattatcatCGACGTTTAAAAACGCGGTGTGCAAGAAAACCTATCCTGaactaataaacaaaatatagacAAGAAAATGTTACTACTCACGGGTATAATAAATACCCGCGGTCACTATACTCGTCAAAAATTCTACGTATACAACCGATCACCCGTGtcgattcggacctttcatcctacgacatgattgagtgaccGGAGGGACAAAAAACATGCGACTCACAGTACATGCGAAGAACGATGTGGACAATGTGACGTAGCTTAGAAGAAACCATCACGAACGCCGTCATCCCGGAAGAATCATCAGATCTTACGGTAGAAGTACAGGCTGTGAAATATCTGTAACAAAACGTggaacaatatacatataatctaTTGTTGAAGACAACAACAACATTTTgtactttattaatataataagcaaaaatacaaattttcagtAAATTTTATCTCTTCGTTAGCTAATTATCGTTAAAGacagaatgaaagaaattactTACGTTCTTTGCATTCGAAGCACCATAAGATCCTAATCCAGAGAACAGGAGGAAGTGGAGATTGTGGCAAAAGCTGTAACAAAATATGTAAcagtataatttattcttaagACCAAAGTGTCGATTGTTTTAAAAGTTCGAGATAACAAATCatgaaattctattaaatcTACAACGttactaataataaaaattgaaattctaaaaaactGTAATTGCTATAAGAATTGAAACTCTTCGAGTTAgagcaatttgaaatttagatTTTATGATTCAATATTGTAACTCTGAGACTTCGTTCCAATAGATATTACAATAATTCAAGCAATATACAAAgaataaactaaattaatgaataatgTGCAAATGTACTTACGTTGCTAAGCTCCAGGAGAGGCTTTATCCTCTTGAGCACTGACTCGAATAccgaaaacgaatatttaaaaaaaaaaaaaacgtaatatacaaaaagagaaacaaaaaattaccAACCCGCCCGATAAACAAATAGACGAACAAACACTGACTCGAATTTCGCGTATAACTAttgcaattaatattaataagagCTATTTTGCTCtgagaaatattgaaattacaattacGAAACGAGCACTGACTCTACTAATCGCATTGCACGCGATCACAAAAAAACCTTCTCTGAATATCAAACTGTGTTAGGAGTAGGGGGGAGGGGGGGACCGTAGAGAAATTAGAGCGTTTGTTTTGAAACTTGTACTGCTGTTTACAGCTATTATAAACGATGTTACAGATGTTAAAACGATGTTTGGagaaacgtataatattatttgcgaatattataaaatacgtatttcTACACTGAACATTAACGGATACTCTAAATGCAATATAACTGATTTTAGAGACTATACCGAACTCTGAGATATGTCCTGTAGTAATAAACTGCattacattttacaaatacTCGAAAATCTTTgcaacgaatgaaaaatttcttaacaAAATAATTGCTTGAAGAGCACGATAATATTACGCGCCAAAAGCTAAACTTGTAATGGCGTCTTCTTTAGAAACAATAGAAATTATTGACAAAAGTCGTGAGATGGCGATACTATAGAAAATTCACGCGGGAAATGCAACAAAGTATGACTGATTGCAATCTCTTAAAGGagattacatatatacatataataaaatcaagTCAATCGACTTTAAATTAagtcaaattaaaaaatctactaaaaaattttattatcaaagtCTATTAAGGAAACAGtacgaaataaatagaaagatcTATGTATACGTTCTAACTGTTCAGAATTCTATTTAAGATATATACAGATAGCAATAATGAAATAGttcgtttaaatttttctcGGAACGAAGCAATAGCTTAATATGTTCGAACTAGCAAAGTGAATTTTATTACCGATAACTCTAATAAACAAACACACGATcgagaaagaagaacgaaaaagaatttcaaatactatttaattttgttacaataatgtataataaattaataagcgAACGACTGTTAATAACACAAACCTAATAACAGCGCACGAAGGTAACGCAATAAGAGCGGAAATACTATGCGAACAACGAAAATTAACAGGTCCTTACGCGACGACTTTCGACACCGTAATGACGCTCCCCGCGTCACCTTTGTCGCTCAAATGTCCTACGAGTGGGGATATGTGTTCATATCGCGACAAGTCGATCGTGTCGAATCAACGAATTTcctaatattacaaaatgtcTATCTCTACACTGGCACGTTAACGGATACTTTAATAAATGCAATATAACtgattctaaaaattatactGTGTGTTACCGAAGACGCGACCGCAAAAATTTTCTGAAAGAAAATCTGCATTAGTGGGTAGAGGAAATAAATtactcgtttttctttctttactaaaatactctttttcttcttttttctgtcGAGTGCTTGTTTACAAAAATACTGCTTCTTTTTAAACTATGAATTAATTACTATTCATTTACCACAAATAGTATCCTATGTCGTATCAAAAGTacgaaaatatcaattttataccAAGAATacgaaaaaagatatatagctagtatatttcattagaaatatttttcgtgtaaagtattttctattattgtcaaatatatactgtatgaatatttcataatacaactgatttgtaaaaattatccGCCAAATTAAATGTTTGCCATTACAGATTCAAATACTTTGCGTATTACGTGACTTCGTTCTAATAAAACATGGCGCCCTTTTTCTGACTGTTTAAACAAAGCTGCGCAATACGAAAAAAAGACGATGCGCAGAGCCTGTTCAAACCTATTTGCGATAAGGAACTTTCTCGaacgaaatagaaattattgaaaaagtcgaaataacaatattatcaCAGACAATTTACGAATaatggagaaaaatgaaaaagttattTGAATTCTTTACTCAAATGAAACAGAATTAAGATAATCTATGTCAAACTAATGTTAAtgtattcgaaataaaaagaaaagtaatttctttaatattgcatttttcatattggtatttttaataaaccgtgaatttagaatttgtcatattacatattaaattacgttaaTGTCACGAAATATATGCGAGAAACGAATTCAATTGAATACTGAATAAATATTGCcaattattcaattaaataGAGAAAACAAACGTATAAATACGTTTGCATtcctcgaaataaataaaatattaccacAAAGTTATAAAATCTATCTTTAATCATCATGGCATCCTTTTGACTTTCATCTCATCCTTTCGAATACCGCAGCATGCCTCTAATGCTTGGAAGCTTCCCTCGCaatgaaataattgtaatctgaacaaaaaaaaaggagcaaaatattaaaacaaatgtataaaggaacaaattatttgaaaataaaacaatgatCACGGTCAAGCTGCATTTTGAAAACTCATTGCACTAGCTACCGCAAAATTGggcaacgaaaaaaaaaagcgatcgaagaaaagaaaataattaaataatagattACAACGAAGTATTGAGGAAGAACGtacaattaaatgaaaataacgatAGCGTGAGTTCGAACGGTAGAATAATGTCTACCAAAGTACCAAAGACACGGTTGGATATACGTCTAATCGCACTGATTGTCCACAATAAACGGACACCCCGCGTTCCGATTTACCCAGCGAACAAAGCAATACGTCTTAACTCCACGACTTTCGACACAAAAATGTCCCTGCCTCGCGGTAGAATTACCGAATTTCTAATGTAGTGGGGAGATACGGTAACACCCACAACCTAACCCCCCTCGCCATTCCACTAACTGTAACAGATACGCTTTACGGTAAACCGAAATTTCACACGCGTTACAGAATTATCATATCTCGATCAACAAACTATAGGAACCTTGCAACTAAatgatataagaaatattcaatGTTTTGGTTTTTGCTCGGCGAAAAACGACTTGCTATGCGGgcataaataaatgatttctGGGATATGTTGATTGCTCTGTCACTCCAGACTCTAGGCTATATTCTCATATTGAATACAGATCAGTGTTATAGCCATGCTTAGCCCCGGATCTCGCTTTCTTGGGGATCTCcatattaaaagaaagaacatacattttattttgcgactataacaaataattcactTCTTTGTCtcaagaaaaattttaaattaggaAAAAGTAGCAACTCTTTTAAGAGATTTTAAATATAGTACAATTTTGCgtcaatttaaattgtacaaatagaatttattcaacgaataaagaaaataattaaagacgTTGTTTTCTAGTATATGTACGTAGTAATTGCTATTAAGTTTTCTATACTATTTACTAATGTTATTCACCGAAGATATTTTAGCTGCACTTTGAAATTCAAGAAGCTAAGAGTGGAGGCGCTGAAGCCGGTGCAGTTTGTCGATGATCTTCGACGTATGTAAGCGGTTTTAGAAGAGCTTTATGTAGTGCAAAATATAGTACTCGATATATAACAATGGGTATTATAAATGACAAACCGAATCAAACCGTTAATGCGGAATCGAGGGAGGTGCAAAAATCTGACAAACCATTGAAACCTTGCTGCGCTTGTCCTGAAACGAAGAAGGCAAGGGACGATTGGTacgcaaatatatttaaatattcgagaaaataatgttttcacttcaaatatctttaaattaaGTTCGAAAATTTAGATGTAACAAGTAAAAGGATTTGTTAACGAAATCTGTGTAGCTGAATTAGTATGGTTTTATT from the Bombus fervidus isolate BK054 chromosome 12, iyBomFerv1, whole genome shotgun sequence genome contains:
- the LOC139992761 gene encoding aminomethyltransferase, mitochondrial, translating into MLRFSIRGRSVCFEIFDKRLETLGGVRESCTIFNNSSRHTVSKSRLRCLIDFETRSNGTEGHRFSSTTPPSTPTTTSTATAPTPEPRKTSLYDLHVENRGKIINFSGWLLPVQYQEAIAASHQHTRTFASLFDVGHMMQTQVFGKDATELLESLTTSDLKNLSKGRAVLTVFTNENGGILDDLIITKDDDDKYFLVSNAARRNQDSQLLLQQQENFKRQGKSVQLQFLDPLEQSLVALQGPTAASVLRSIVKINLKSLTFMNSVETTVFGSRIRITRCGYTGEDGFEISMPGKIARTLVEAILDTPDTKPAGLGARDSLRLEAGLCLYGHDIDEETTPVEAALTWLVAKRRRAEGNFPGAKRILSQIKSGTEKKRIGLTVVHGPPVREGACILTPEGESVGKVTSGGPSPTLGRSIAMGYVPSELAHYGGGILVQVRGKTYKATIVKIPFVKTNYYTAK
- the Cox17 gene encoding cytochrome c oxidase copper chaperone COX17 produces the protein MGIINDKPNQTVNAESREVQKSDKPLKPCCACPETKKARDDCIILLGEENCKDLIEAHKTCMRSLGFNI